The Kaustia mangrovi genome has a segment encoding these proteins:
- a CDS encoding ABC transporter permease, whose protein sequence is MRRLEIVLSRLVWFVPTLFGLVFVVFFISNVVPTDPARIIAGENATEAQVQALREDLGLDQPLPVQFARYVGDLATGDLGRSLYTQRAISEDLLNRLPATLELTIAAMLIAIGLGVPLGVISAVRRNSMIDQILRVLSVSGLAVASFWLAMELQMFFSTRLGWTPLNGRIAGWGPDEITGFYVVDSILTGDWASLGDTLHHLLLPAITLALPAAATLVRFTRAGVLEVINSNFVLYERAMGLPASLIVWKYVLRNALISTVTQIGLIFGALFAGAVVVEAVFDWPGLGTYAVQSILQSDTKAILGFSIVVGVVFIGVNLLVDIVHTFIDPRTLK, encoded by the coding sequence ATGCGCAGACTGGAAATCGTCCTGTCCCGCCTCGTCTGGTTCGTCCCGACGCTGTTCGGCCTCGTCTTCGTGGTCTTCTTCATCTCGAACGTGGTCCCGACCGATCCCGCGCGGATCATCGCGGGCGAGAACGCAACCGAGGCGCAGGTCCAGGCGCTGCGCGAGGATCTCGGCCTCGACCAGCCCCTGCCCGTTCAGTTCGCCCGCTATGTCGGCGATCTGGCGACCGGCGATCTGGGCCGCTCGCTCTATACGCAACGCGCGATCTCCGAAGACCTGCTCAACCGCCTGCCGGCCACGCTGGAGCTCACCATCGCCGCCATGCTCATCGCCATCGGTCTCGGCGTGCCGCTCGGCGTGATATCGGCCGTCAGACGCAACTCCATGATCGATCAGATATTACGGGTGCTCTCCGTATCCGGTCTCGCCGTGGCCAGTTTCTGGCTCGCCATGGAGCTGCAGATGTTCTTCTCGACAAGGCTCGGCTGGACGCCGCTGAACGGCCGGATCGCCGGCTGGGGACCGGACGAGATCACCGGCTTCTACGTCGTCGACTCCATTCTGACCGGCGACTGGGCCTCGCTCGGGGACACGCTGCATCACCTGCTGCTGCCCGCGATCACGCTGGCCCTGCCGGCCGCCGCCACGCTGGTGCGCTTTACCCGTGCGGGCGTGCTGGAGGTCATCAACTCGAACTTCGTGCTCTATGAACGGGCCATGGGTCTTCCGGCATCGCTGATCGTCTGGAAATACGTGCTGCGCAACGCGCTGATCTCGACCGTCACCCAGATCGGCCTGATCTTCGGCGCGCTCTTCGCCGGCGCCGTCGTGGTCGAGGCGGTCTTCGACTGGCCGGGGCTTGGCACCTATGCCGTCCAGTCCATCCTGCAATCGGACACCAAGGCGATCCTGGGCTTCTCGATCGTCGTCGGCGTCGTGTTCATCGGCGTGAACCTCCTCGTCGACATCGTCCACACCTTCATCGACCCGAGGACCCTGAAATGA
- a CDS encoding MaoC family dehydratase: MAGLWLEEFEPGMVIRHAITRTVTEADNVGFSVQTMNPQPLHIDRHFAGATEWKQPLVNSLLTLGMMIGISVHETTLGTTLGNLGMREVSFPHPVFHGDTLGVETEVVSARPSKSRPGQGIVEFEHRAFNQDGVLVASCTRAALMRARPAPAVPE; this comes from the coding sequence ATGGCCGGATTGTGGCTGGAGGAGTTCGAGCCCGGCATGGTGATCCGCCATGCCATCACGCGCACGGTCACGGAGGCCGACAATGTGGGCTTTTCCGTGCAGACCATGAACCCGCAGCCCCTGCATATCGACCGGCATTTCGCCGGGGCGACGGAGTGGAAACAGCCCCTGGTCAACTCGCTCCTGACGCTTGGCATGATGATCGGCATCTCCGTTCACGAGACGACGCTCGGCACGACCCTCGGCAATCTGGGGATGCGCGAGGTGTCGTTCCCCCATCCGGTCTTTCACGGCGATACGCTCGGGGTGGAGACGGAGGTGGTCTCGGCGCGGCCGTCGAAATCGCGGCCCGGGCAGGGGATCGTCGAGTTCGAGCATCGCGCCTTCAACCAGGACGGCGTGCTCGTGGCCTCCTGCACGCGCGCGGCCCTCATGCGGGCACGGCCCGCGCCGGCGGTGCCGGAATGA
- a CDS encoding ABC transporter substrate-binding protein, whose translation MNKTILALAAALALALPTMGMAQERYVHANNSAYDTLDPHTVRDVARVASRLNFYDGLYRWVDNPPELIPWLAKSHEVSEDGLTWTFHLRDDVTFHDGTPMTAADVVYSLERMLALKKGAGSLFLPMIDPGNAKAIDDHTVAFTLKEPSAIFASLVPDILVVNSKTVKEHEVDDDWGQNYLIDHVAGSGSYMLKRYDPARGFIGERFADHFAGWGEKYYDEIEFRTVLETNTRIQGLMRGDYQGLDGYLAPDQVERLKGDEDVQIIEEESMRVFHIAMHNGRAPLDDKNFRMAMVHAFDYDGYINEIMQGTVARNPTIVPGNLWGAPDVPGYEFDLEKAKEYLDAYKAEHGDEIRTIKIGTLAGFSETEQAAALMQNGLAQLGIDVEIESSPWPVISSNMQNPETMPDMVPYWKSTYYVDPNNWVGELYGSRYAPTRNVSDYHNAYVDERLEKALVVTDRDERAMLYEDATKRVYEDAAGIWIYNTKWYGPYARSVSNVRFCPVGNGQDMRWAYPAD comes from the coding sequence ATGAACAAGACCATATTGGCGCTGGCCGCCGCGCTGGCGCTCGCACTCCCGACAATGGGCATGGCGCAGGAGCGCTACGTCCATGCCAACAACTCCGCCTACGACACGCTCGATCCCCATACGGTGCGCGACGTCGCCCGCGTGGCGTCTCGGCTGAACTTCTATGACGGACTCTATCGCTGGGTGGACAATCCGCCGGAGCTGATCCCGTGGCTGGCCAAGAGCCACGAGGTCAGCGAGGACGGCCTGACCTGGACCTTCCATCTGCGCGACGACGTCACCTTCCACGACGGCACGCCGATGACGGCCGCCGACGTGGTCTATTCGCTCGAGCGGATGCTGGCGCTGAAGAAGGGCGCGGGCTCGCTCTTCCTGCCGATGATCGACCCGGGCAACGCAAAGGCGATCGACGATCACACCGTGGCCTTCACGCTGAAGGAGCCGTCGGCGATCTTCGCCTCCCTGGTGCCCGACATCCTTGTCGTCAATTCCAAGACGGTGAAGGAGCACGAGGTCGACGACGACTGGGGCCAGAACTACCTGATCGACCATGTCGCCGGGTCCGGATCCTACATGCTCAAGCGCTACGACCCTGCGCGCGGGTTCATCGGCGAGCGGTTCGCCGACCATTTCGCGGGCTGGGGCGAGAAATACTACGACGAGATCGAGTTCCGCACGGTGCTGGAGACGAACACCCGCATCCAGGGCCTGATGCGCGGCGACTACCAGGGCCTCGACGGCTATCTCGCACCCGATCAGGTGGAGCGCCTGAAAGGCGACGAGGACGTGCAGATCATCGAGGAGGAATCGATGCGCGTCTTCCATATCGCGATGCATAACGGCCGCGCACCGCTGGACGACAAGAACTTCCGCATGGCGATGGTCCACGCCTTCGACTATGACGGCTACATCAACGAGATCATGCAGGGTACGGTCGCCCGCAATCCCACCATCGTTCCGGGCAATCTGTGGGGCGCGCCGGACGTGCCGGGCTATGAGTTCGACCTGGAGAAGGCGAAGGAGTATCTCGACGCCTACAAGGCCGAGCACGGAGACGAGATCCGCACGATCAAGATCGGCACGCTGGCGGGCTTCTCCGAAACCGAGCAGGCCGCGGCGCTGATGCAGAACGGGCTGGCGCAGCTCGGCATCGATGTCGAGATCGAGAGTTCGCCCTGGCCGGTGATCTCCTCCAACATGCAGAATCCCGAGACCATGCCGGACATGGTGCCCTACTGGAAGAGCACCTATTACGTCGATCCCAACAACTGGGTGGGCGAGCTGTACGGTTCGCGCTATGCGCCGACACGAAACGTCTCCGATTACCACAATGCCTATGTGGACGAGCGGCTCGAGAAGGCGCTGGTCGTCACCGACCGGGACGAACGCGCAATGCTCTACGAGGATGCCACCAAGAGGGTCTACGAGGATGCCGCGGGCATCTGGATCTACAACACCAAATGGTACGGCCCCTACGCCAGGAGCGTGAGTAACGTCCGCTTCTGCCCGGTCGGCAACGGCCAGGACATGCGCTGGGCCTATCCCGCCGACTGA
- a CDS encoding ABC transporter ATP-binding protein, whose protein sequence is MRRGEIMGLVGESGCGKTTLASAILGVLPQSALEIQGGTIVFDGLDMLSADRTEEQQAVRGRRVTFIPQDPFTSLNPVFTIGHQIEELMKWKSPLRQAGPGRMPALMTGYPRARRKADRARILETLTAVQLPRPEQLLKKYPHEVSGGQRQRLMIAMALLPEPDLIIADEPTTALDVTIQAQILGLLRRLANERGAAVMLTTHDLGSAYEICDRITVMYAGQDVETAPVDEFFNAPSHPYTAKLLASRPEGDSGMTGIPGEIPSVLAAPPGCRFTPRCDRATAECAKRPSAEPVGPGHMVRCFHPLNAEADADRDERARA, encoded by the coding sequence ATGCGGCGCGGCGAGATCATGGGGCTCGTCGGCGAATCCGGCTGCGGCAAGACCACCCTTGCCAGCGCGATCCTGGGCGTCCTGCCGCAATCGGCGCTGGAGATCCAGGGCGGCACCATCGTTTTCGACGGCCTCGACATGCTGTCGGCCGACCGGACGGAGGAACAGCAGGCCGTCCGCGGACGCCGGGTCACCTTCATCCCGCAGGATCCGTTCACCTCGCTCAATCCGGTCTTCACGATCGGCCATCAGATCGAGGAGCTGATGAAGTGGAAATCGCCGCTGCGCCAGGCCGGGCCCGGCCGGATGCCTGCTCTGATGACCGGATATCCCCGCGCCCGCCGCAAGGCGGACCGGGCGAGGATCCTCGAAACCCTGACGGCCGTGCAGCTGCCGAGGCCCGAGCAGTTGCTCAAGAAATATCCCCACGAGGTCTCCGGCGGCCAGCGCCAGCGCCTGATGATCGCCATGGCGCTGCTTCCCGAGCCCGATCTCATCATCGCCGACGAGCCGACAACCGCGCTGGACGTGACGATCCAGGCGCAGATCCTCGGCCTCTTGCGCCGGCTTGCCAATGAACGCGGCGCCGCGGTGATGCTGACCACCCACGATCTGGGCTCGGCCTACGAGATCTGCGACCGGATTACCGTGATGTATGCGGGCCAGGATGTGGAGACCGCGCCGGTGGACGAGTTCTTCAATGCCCCGTCCCATCCCTACACGGCGAAACTGCTGGCCAGCCGGCCCGAGGGCGATAGCGGGATGACCGGTATTCCCGGAGAGATTCCCAGCGTCCTCGCAGCGCCGCCGGGCTGCCGGTTCACACCCCGCTGCGACCGCGCCACGGCCGAATGCGCCAAGCGCCCATCGGCGGAGCCTGTGGGACCCGGCCATATGGTGCGCTGTTTCCATCCGTTGAACGCCGAAGCCGACGCAGATCGCGACGAGAGGGCCAGAGCATGA
- a CDS encoding ABC transporter permease, with amino-acid sequence MIALSRLLSDRAAILGATIILGLILVAILAPLLAPYPEDVTAFHLSDRLQPPSAEHFFGTDRMGSDVFSRILFGARTTITIALIAVGVSVAIGVPIGLLAGYYGGFPGGVLMRTSDVFLAVPQIVLAIAIAQTLGPSVENVILALSLTYWPFWARLVYAETRSLKAQTFIEAAQALGASDWRVMVLHILPNTASAIIVRTSIGMGATILTAAALGFLGLGAPPPTPEWGRTISEAREFLPEAWWYAAAPGLAIFLVVMGFNLLGDGLRDILDPKLRKGSR; translated from the coding sequence ATGATTGCCCTGAGCCGCCTCCTATCGGACCGGGCCGCCATCCTCGGCGCAACCATCATCCTGGGCCTGATCCTGGTCGCGATCCTCGCTCCCCTGCTTGCCCCCTATCCCGAGGACGTGACCGCCTTCCACCTCAGCGACCGTCTGCAGCCGCCGAGCGCGGAACATTTCTTCGGAACCGACCGGATGGGCAGCGACGTCTTCAGCCGCATCCTGTTCGGCGCGCGCACCACGATCACCATCGCGCTCATCGCCGTCGGCGTCTCGGTCGCCATCGGCGTGCCGATCGGCCTGCTCGCGGGCTACTATGGCGGCTTCCCCGGCGGCGTCCTCATGCGCACTTCCGACGTGTTCCTCGCCGTCCCGCAGATCGTGCTGGCCATCGCCATCGCACAGACGCTCGGGCCGTCGGTGGAGAATGTGATCCTCGCCCTGTCGCTCACCTACTGGCCCTTCTGGGCCCGGCTGGTCTATGCCGAGACCCGCTCGCTCAAGGCCCAGACCTTCATCGAGGCCGCACAGGCGCTCGGCGCGTCGGACTGGCGGGTCATGGTGCTGCACATCCTGCCCAACACGGCATCGGCGATCATCGTGCGCACCTCCATCGGCATGGGCGCGACGATCCTGACCGCCGCCGCGCTCGGCTTTCTCGGCCTCGGCGCGCCGCCGCCGACGCCGGAATGGGGACGCACCATCTCCGAAGCGCGCGAGTTCCTGCCCGAGGCCTGGTGGTATGCGGCCGCGCCCGGCCTCGCGATCTTTCTCGTGGTCATGGGCTTCAATCTCCTCGGCGACGGGCTGCGCGATATCCTCGATCCCAAGCTGCGAAAGGGAAGCAGATGA
- a CDS encoding MaoC family dehydratase, whose translation MSAPERLGRGFYWQDMVPGARYLTYGRTVTSSDIGNFVGLAGMVEVLFTNAEYRRTASAIKGEPAPGALVFAVAEGLALNATAQETGLAFLGTTMDIKGPTVAGDTLDVEIEVLEVRKESKGSRGLVRTRNTVRNQHGQTVMIYEPLRLMEGRPA comes from the coding sequence ATGAGCGCGCCGGAGCGCCTGGGGCGCGGCTTCTACTGGCAGGACATGGTGCCGGGCGCCCGGTATCTGACCTACGGGCGGACGGTGACTTCGTCCGACATCGGCAATTTCGTCGGTCTGGCCGGCATGGTGGAGGTTCTCTTCACCAATGCGGAATACCGGCGCACGGCGTCGGCGATCAAGGGGGAGCCCGCGCCGGGTGCCCTGGTGTTCGCCGTGGCGGAGGGGCTGGCCCTGAACGCCACCGCCCAGGAAACCGGCCTGGCCTTCCTCGGGACCACGATGGACATCAAGGGCCCGACTGTCGCCGGGGACACGCTCGACGTGGAGATCGAGGTGTTGGAGGTCCGCAAGGAAAGCAAGGGCTCCCGCGGGCTCGTGCGCACACGCAACACCGTCCGCAACCAGCACGGCCAGACGGTCATGATCTACGAGCCGCTCCGGCTCATGGAAGGCCGGCCAGCCTAG
- a CDS encoding MFS transporter codes for MDRLTRIGGAARPWVPLVVLVTLVQAVLALMSRTLPIFGMPLTETGGMPPEAVGQLSSATSFGSMVFFLWGPALLAGVQPLRQLQLGCATAALAMLACAAGRWEGMLLAAFLIGFGYGPSAPAGSDLLMRIVPRGRRATIFSIKQAGVPLGGLAAGLLLPAVAARFGGVTAALATASGLAMATAFALGFWSGTAESTASARGAKPLHDLVLAPVRLLALVLSSPRLRLVTAAGFALGIAQGIVMGFYPVFLSDHAGWSVAAAGAAFALLQGIGVPGRIVMGWLSDRMGEPVRAMAGLCFASGLTMILLTTIGPDSSAAHVGLLSALAGLTVVSWNGVFLTGLAEAAPEGRVGEITAAGTFVLFSGYVVCPLIIQAVFTATEGYTTGLLISGATPLLAGLALIAGHVRHASKPPA; via the coding sequence ATGGATCGCCTGACCCGGATCGGCGGGGCGGCCCGGCCCTGGGTGCCGCTCGTGGTCTTGGTTACCCTGGTCCAGGCGGTGCTCGCGCTGATGAGCCGGACCCTGCCGATCTTCGGAATGCCGCTGACGGAAACCGGCGGCATGCCCCCGGAGGCGGTCGGCCAGCTCTCCTCCGCGACCAGCTTCGGCAGCATGGTCTTCTTTCTCTGGGGCCCCGCCCTCCTTGCCGGGGTCCAGCCGCTGCGCCAGCTCCAGCTCGGCTGTGCGACGGCGGCGCTCGCGATGCTCGCCTGCGCGGCGGGGCGATGGGAGGGGATGCTGCTCGCCGCCTTCCTGATCGGCTTCGGCTACGGACCGTCCGCACCGGCGGGCAGCGATCTCCTGATGCGGATCGTGCCCAGGGGACGGCGCGCAACCATATTCTCCATAAAGCAGGCCGGCGTCCCTCTGGGCGGGCTGGCCGCGGGCCTTCTGCTGCCCGCCGTCGCCGCCCGCTTCGGCGGGGTCACGGCCGCATTGGCAACCGCCTCCGGCCTGGCAATGGCGACAGCCTTCGCACTCGGCTTCTGGAGCGGCACGGCGGAGTCCACCGCGTCCGCGCGCGGCGCGAAACCGCTTCACGACCTGGTTCTGGCGCCGGTCCGGCTGCTGGCGCTGGTGCTGTCCTCGCCGCGGCTGCGCCTCGTGACCGCGGCCGGTTTCGCACTGGGTATCGCGCAGGGCATCGTGATGGGGTTCTATCCGGTCTTCCTGAGCGACCATGCCGGCTGGTCCGTGGCCGCCGCGGGCGCCGCCTTCGCCCTGCTTCAAGGCATCGGCGTCCCGGGACGGATCGTCATGGGCTGGCTCAGTGACCGCATGGGCGAGCCGGTCCGTGCGATGGCCGGCCTCTGCTTCGCATCCGGCCTCACCATGATCCTCCTGACCACTATCGGCCCGGACAGTTCCGCCGCCCATGTCGGCCTGCTGTCGGCGCTCGCGGGCCTCACCGTGGTCTCCTGGAACGGCGTGTTCCTGACGGGCCTGGCCGAGGCCGCCCCCGAAGGCCGGGTCGGCGAGATCACGGCCGCCGGAACCTTCGTCCTCTTCAGCGGCTACGTGGTCTGCCCCCTGATCATCCAGGCGGTGTTCACCGCGACCGAGGGGTACACGACCGGTCTTCTGATCTCCGGGGCCACCCCGCTGCTGGCCGGCCTGGCCCTGATTGCCGGCCATGTCCGCCACGCCTCGAAACCGCCGGCCTAG
- a CDS encoding SDR family NAD(P)-dependent oxidoreductase — MIGFDFSGRTVLVTGAARGIGAGIVAEFHAAGAQVVAADILGEELAALAGRYPDRLTAETIDLGDGAAVTDRFGRLAPDVAVCAAGGVRGQAPKPLEEVTDAEWMAIYDGNVRSALNVMRAVIPAMKARGSGRIVTISSGAGLKPSLTGIQAYCSAKHGLVGLTRQMALELGPHGITVNSVAPGFLRTSPDYERQWAGYGEEGQQRMLEGIAMRRLGEPADIAAAVAFLACDRAGFITGQVLSVSGTPSP; from the coding sequence ATGATCGGCTTCGACTTCTCCGGCCGAACGGTGCTGGTCACCGGCGCCGCCCGGGGCATCGGCGCCGGGATCGTCGCGGAATTCCACGCCGCCGGCGCGCAGGTCGTGGCCGCCGACATCCTCGGCGAGGAGCTGGCGGCCCTGGCCGGACGATACCCCGACCGCCTGACGGCCGAGACGATCGATCTCGGCGACGGCGCTGCCGTCACGGACCGGTTCGGCCGTCTTGCGCCCGATGTGGCGGTCTGTGCGGCCGGCGGGGTACGCGGCCAGGCGCCCAAGCCGCTGGAGGAGGTCACCGACGCGGAGTGGATGGCCATCTATGACGGCAATGTCAGGTCCGCGCTGAACGTGATGCGTGCCGTCATTCCCGCCATGAAGGCGCGCGGCTCGGGCCGGATCGTCACCATTTCCTCCGGTGCGGGGCTGAAACCCAGCCTGACCGGCATCCAGGCCTATTGCTCCGCCAAACACGGCCTCGTCGGGCTTACCCGGCAGATGGCGCTCGAGCTCGGCCCCCACGGGATCACGGTGAACTCGGTCGCGCCGGGCTTTCTGCGCACCAGTCCCGACTACGAACGCCAATGGGCCGGCTATGGCGAGGAGGGCCAGCAGCGGATGCTGGAGGGTATCGCGATGCGCCGGCTCGGCGAGCCTGCCGACATCGCCGCCGCCGTCGCCTTTCTCGCCTGCGACCGGGCCGGATTCATCACCGGGCAGGTCCTGTCCGTGTCGGGAACCCCGTCGCCTTGA
- a CDS encoding SDR family NAD(P)-dependent oxidoreductase: MSKVAIVTGGGRGIGRGCAHELARQGLDIVLVDLIEEDLARTRTEIEAMGRTGRIDVLVNNAGRSNDRGILEIDEEAFDRTIAINLKGAFNWTHAVAPHMMERQTGRIVMMSSLNAYSGGVTSAVSKFSYTAAKAGLLGMTRALAKELAPHVLVNAVCPGVIETERGNAMIHARKDELVAGIALGRTGTPADVAQAVAFLALSEPCFVTGQDIVVDGMQWIA, translated from the coding sequence ATGAGCAAGGTCGCCATCGTGACGGGAGGCGGCCGCGGCATCGGCCGGGGCTGCGCCCATGAACTCGCCAGACAGGGTCTGGACATCGTGCTCGTCGACCTGATCGAGGAGGATCTCGCGCGGACCCGCACCGAGATCGAGGCCATGGGCCGGACCGGACGGATCGATGTGCTGGTCAACAATGCCGGCCGGTCCAACGACCGGGGCATTCTGGAAATCGACGAGGAGGCGTTCGACCGCACCATCGCGATCAACCTCAAGGGCGCGTTCAACTGGACGCACGCCGTGGCCCCCCACATGATGGAGCGCCAGACGGGGCGGATCGTCATGATGTCGTCGCTGAACGCCTATTCCGGCGGCGTGACGAGCGCGGTCAGCAAGTTCTCCTACACCGCCGCCAAGGCCGGGCTTCTGGGCATGACGCGGGCGCTCGCCAAGGAGCTCGCGCCCCATGTGCTGGTCAATGCGGTCTGTCCGGGCGTGATCGAGACCGAACGCGGCAACGCCATGATCCACGCCCGCAAGGACGAACTGGTGGCCGGCATCGCGCTGGGCCGCACCGGCACACCCGCCGACGTCGCCCAGGCGGTGGCCTTTCTCGCATTGTCCGAACCCTGCTTCGTGACCGGCCAGGACATCGTCGTCGACGGCATGCAATGGATCGCCTGA
- a CDS encoding ABC transporter ATP-binding protein, whose amino-acid sequence MSATSPQTEPILSVRDLTVRFPIRGPFGRNEGEIKALDEVAFDLRAGEILGLVGESGCGKSTLGKTLMGIQHPDSGSILLEGREIAGRSPREARALRRRLQYAYQDPGASLDPRWKIGSSLEEPLIIHTALNRRQRREKVAEILSSVGLPAGHANLFPHEISGGQQRRVGLARILMLNPEIVILDEPTAGLDVSVQATVLRLFRDLRDTFDLTYIFISHDLSVVRLMCHRIAVMYLGRIVEAGPADAIMDTPRHPYTQSLLAAIPKVNGPRVTETFWLEGEPPDAARLPPGCRFQSRCPHVRPICRQEDPADRVMDGRTVACHFAGEIAPPAARERTNA is encoded by the coding sequence ATGAGCGCCACATCCCCGCAGACCGAGCCGATCCTCTCGGTGCGCGACCTGACCGTGCGCTTTCCCATCCGCGGTCCCTTCGGCCGCAACGAAGGCGAGATCAAGGCCCTGGACGAGGTGGCATTCGACCTTCGGGCCGGCGAGATCCTCGGGCTGGTGGGCGAGTCGGGCTGTGGAAAATCGACCCTCGGCAAGACGCTGATGGGCATTCAGCATCCCGATTCGGGATCCATCCTCCTTGAAGGCCGCGAGATCGCCGGGCGCTCCCCGCGCGAAGCGCGCGCCCTGCGCCGCCGCCTGCAATATGCCTATCAGGACCCCGGCGCCTCGCTCGATCCGCGCTGGAAGATCGGTTCCTCGCTGGAAGAGCCGCTGATCATCCACACCGCCCTCAACCGTCGGCAACGGCGCGAGAAGGTCGCGGAGATCCTGTCCTCGGTGGGTCTGCCCGCCGGCCACGCAAATCTCTTCCCGCACGAGATATCCGGCGGCCAGCAACGCCGGGTCGGCCTCGCCCGCATTCTGATGCTGAACCCGGAGATCGTCATTCTCGACGAGCCGACCGCCGGCCTCGACGTTTCGGTGCAGGCCACCGTCCTGCGGCTGTTCCGCGACCTGCGCGACACATTCGACCTGACCTATATCTTCATCAGCCACGATCTGTCGGTGGTCCGGCTGATGTGCCATCGGATTGCGGTGATGTATCTCGGACGGATCGTCGAGGCCGGGCCGGCCGACGCGATCATGGACACCCCCCGGCACCCCTACACCCAGTCGCTTCTTGCCGCGATCCCCAAGGTGAACGGTCCCCGGGTCACCGAGACCTTCTGGCTGGAGGGCGAACCTCCGGACGCCGCGCGACTGCCGCCGGGATGCCGGTTCCAGAGCCGCTGCCCGCATGTGAGGCCGATCTGCAGGCAGGAGGATCCGGCGGATCGTGTCATGGACGGCCGTACGGTCGCCTGCCATTTCGCCGGCGAGATCGCGCCGCCCGCGGCAAGGGAACGGACGAACGCATGA
- a CDS encoding polysaccharide deacetylase family protein — translation MSDEQQPWEWPEEIWRGKVNRVRAGRSLKPATWPGGARCAVALSFDVDHETNELRDGGQSIGAMSRGQYGNRQGVPRIMEILRRHDVKASFYVPAVVALLYPDETRMFADEGHEVGIHGWIHERNSILPPDAERELQMRSADTLETIAGVRPVGIRTPSWDFSPATLEITRDMGLLYDSSLMADVDCHELLLDGGNTGVVELPVEWIRDDAVYFNMNRFSALRPYTPPEAVFDIFLREFEAAHAEGGLFQLTMHPHVTGYRSRIWILERLIERIEDTGDAWFATHAQVVAWARDNAA, via the coding sequence ATGTCTGACGAGCAACAGCCCTGGGAGTGGCCCGAGGAGATCTGGCGCGGCAAGGTGAACCGCGTCCGCGCCGGGCGCAGCCTGAAGCCCGCGACCTGGCCCGGCGGCGCCCGCTGCGCCGTGGCCCTGTCCTTCGATGTGGACCACGAGACCAACGAGCTGCGCGACGGCGGCCAGTCCATCGGCGCGATGAGCCGGGGCCAGTACGGCAACCGCCAGGGCGTCCCCCGGATCATGGAGATCCTCCGCCGTCATGACGTGAAGGCCAGCTTCTACGTCCCGGCTGTGGTCGCCCTCCTCTACCCGGACGAAACGCGCATGTTCGCCGATGAGGGGCACGAGGTCGGGATCCATGGCTGGATCCACGAGCGCAACTCCATTCTGCCGCCAGACGCCGAACGCGAGCTGCAGATGCGCTCCGCGGACACGCTGGAGACGATCGCCGGGGTTCGGCCGGTCGGGATCCGGACGCCGTCCTGGGACTTCTCCCCCGCAACCCTGGAGATCACGCGCGACATGGGGCTGCTCTATGACAGCTCGCTGATGGCGGATGTGGATTGCCACGAGCTCCTGCTCGACGGCGGGAACACGGGCGTCGTCGAACTGCCGGTCGAATGGATCCGCGACGACGCGGTCTATTTCAACATGAACCGCTTTTCCGCCCTGCGGCCCTATACGCCGCCGGAGGCCGTCTTCGACATCTTCCTGCGGGAGTTCGAGGCCGCCCACGCCGAGGGTGGGCTCTTCCAGCTGACCATGCATCCGCATGTCACCGGCTACCGCTCGCGCATCTGGATCCTCGAGCGGTTGATCGAACGCATCGAGGACACGGGCGATGCCTGGTTCGCCACCCATGCTCAGGTCGTCGCCTGGGCACGGGACAACGCAGCCTGA